Proteins co-encoded in one Bradyrhizobium sp. 170 genomic window:
- a CDS encoding Zn-dependent hydrolase → MTKIASNLQIDSARLWDTIHETAKFGATPKGGVRRLTLGPEDKQVRDWFRNACEAAGLEVHVDALGSMFGLRRGRDMSKAPIGLGSHLDTQPTGGKYDGVLGTLAALEVVRTLNDAGIETETPICICNWTNEEGSRFAPAMMASAAYVGDFTTDDILSRRDAEGVTVAQALDSIGYRGATPVGTQKFSGFVELHIEQGPILEAENKTIGVVDSGQGVLWYDGKITGFESHAGSTPMPLRRDALATLSEIVLAMEAIASKHGPKAVGTVGEAVIAKPSRNVIPGEIAFTVDCRSADAAIMDALDKDLRSAIAEIAARRKVDVQFDLIWRKPPTHFDPKLVDAVENAAKMLGLSHRRITSGAGHDACNLNTVMPAAMVFVPCKDGISHNELEDATQADCAAGANVLMHTALALAGVAS, encoded by the coding sequence ATGACAAAAATCGCCTCCAACCTGCAAATCGACTCCGCCCGGCTGTGGGACACCATTCACGAAACCGCCAAATTCGGCGCCACGCCCAAAGGCGGCGTGCGGCGGCTGACGCTCGGGCCTGAAGACAAGCAGGTGCGCGACTGGTTCCGGAACGCCTGCGAGGCCGCAGGGCTGGAAGTGCATGTCGATGCGCTGGGCTCGATGTTCGGCCTGCGCAGGGGCCGCGACATGTCGAAAGCTCCGATCGGCCTCGGCTCTCACCTCGACACGCAACCGACCGGCGGCAAATATGATGGCGTGCTCGGCACGCTGGCGGCACTCGAAGTGGTCCGCACGCTCAACGATGCCGGAATCGAAACCGAGACGCCGATCTGCATCTGCAACTGGACCAACGAGGAGGGCTCGCGGTTTGCGCCGGCGATGATGGCGTCCGCGGCTTACGTCGGCGATTTCACCACCGACGACATTTTGTCGCGTCGGGATGCCGAGGGCGTCACCGTGGCGCAGGCGCTCGACAGCATCGGTTACCGCGGCGCGACCCCGGTGGGGACGCAGAAGTTCTCGGGCTTCGTCGAACTGCACATCGAACAGGGGCCGATTCTCGAGGCCGAAAACAAGACCATCGGCGTGGTCGATTCCGGCCAGGGCGTGCTCTGGTATGACGGCAAGATCACCGGTTTCGAAAGCCATGCCGGCTCGACGCCGATGCCGCTGCGGCGCGACGCGCTGGCGACGCTGTCGGAAATCGTGCTGGCGATGGAGGCAATTGCCAGCAAGCACGGGCCGAAGGCCGTCGGTACCGTCGGCGAGGCTGTCATCGCCAAACCCTCGCGCAATGTCATTCCCGGCGAGATCGCCTTCACGGTCGACTGCCGCAGCGCGGATGCCGCCATCATGGACGCGCTCGACAAGGATTTGCGCAGCGCAATTGCCGAGATCGCGGCACGGCGCAAGGTCGACGTCCAGTTCGATCTGATCTGGCGGAAACCGCCGACGCATTTCGATCCCAAACTCGTGGACGCTGTCGAGAATGCCGCGAAGATGCTCGGGCTTTCCCATCGCCGCATCACCTCCGGCGCCGGCCACGATGCCTGCAACCTCAACACCGTGATGCCGGCGGCGATGGTGTTCGTGCCCTGCAAGGACGGCATCAGCCACAACGAACTGGAAGACGCCACGCAGGCCGATTGCGCGGCGGGCGCCAATGTGCTGATGCATACCGCGCTGGCGCTGGCCGGCGTCGCGTCCTGA
- a CDS encoding branched-chain amino acid ABC transporter permease, with translation MDTNFARSRRRDLIVAFSLAAIAAVVPLFVKDSYVQNIMVLTLMWGALSQSWNILSGYCGQISLGHALYFGIGAYTTTLLFTKFGVLPWFGMLGGGAISAVIAMALGYPCFRLRGHYFVIATIVIAEIGLLLFHNWDWAGAAMGIEIPVRGDSWLKFQFPRSKLPYFYFALALACVAWFVTWWLEDSKWGYWWRAVKDNPDAAESLGVVVFNSKMGAAAVSAFLVAVGGSFYAQFVSYIDPESIMGFHISLLMALPAVLGGIGTLWGPMLGAVILIPLTELTRSYAGGSGRGVDLIVYGGLIIAISLARPQGLVGLFSSRRKEAVR, from the coding sequence ATGGACACGAATTTCGCCAGAAGCCGCCGCCGCGACCTCATCGTCGCATTCTCTCTTGCCGCGATCGCAGCCGTGGTGCCGCTGTTCGTCAAGGATTCCTACGTCCAGAACATCATGGTGCTGACGTTGATGTGGGGGGCGCTGTCGCAGAGCTGGAATATCCTCTCCGGCTATTGCGGGCAGATCTCGCTCGGTCACGCGCTCTATTTCGGGATTGGCGCCTATACCACGACGCTGCTGTTCACCAAGTTCGGTGTCCTGCCGTGGTTCGGCATGCTCGGCGGCGGCGCGATCTCCGCGGTCATTGCCATGGCGCTCGGCTATCCCTGCTTCCGCCTGCGCGGGCATTATTTCGTCATCGCCACCATCGTCATCGCCGAGATCGGGCTCTTGCTGTTCCACAACTGGGATTGGGCAGGTGCTGCAATGGGCATCGAGATTCCCGTGCGCGGTGACAGTTGGCTGAAATTCCAGTTCCCGCGCAGCAAGCTGCCGTATTTCTACTTCGCGCTGGCGCTGGCCTGCGTCGCCTGGTTCGTCACCTGGTGGCTGGAAGATTCCAAATGGGGCTATTGGTGGCGCGCGGTGAAGGACAATCCGGACGCCGCCGAAAGCCTCGGTGTCGTGGTGTTCAATTCCAAGATGGGCGCAGCGGCGGTATCCGCGTTTCTGGTTGCGGTCGGCGGCAGCTTCTATGCGCAGTTCGTCTCTTATATCGATCCCGAGAGCATCATGGGCTTTCACATCTCGCTGCTGATGGCGTTGCCCGCGGTGTTGGGAGGCATCGGCACGCTGTGGGGGCCGATGCTGGGCGCCGTCATCCTGATCCCGCTCACGGAATTGACGCGGTCCTACGCCGGCGGCTCCGGCCGTGGTGTCGACCTGATCGTCTACGGCGGCCTGATCATCGCGATCTCGCTGGCGCGGCCGCAGGGGCTGGTCGGTCTGTTCTCCTCCAGGCGCAAGGAGGCGGTACGATGA
- a CDS encoding branched-chain amino acid ABC transporter permease has translation MTAETIIQSLASGLLMGLLYGLIAVGLALIFGLMDVVNFAHGEFLMIAMYATFFLFVFFAIDPLLAAPLVAAALFVFGALAYLLIVRFAVRAKANAGMVQIFSTFGLAIVMRGVAQFFFTPDYRSVTHSWLGGKTVSVFGIFLPVPQLVGALVAIAAFGALYLFINRTDFGRALEATREDAGAVALVGIDKNKVFALGWGLGAALVGLAGAVMAMFFYIYPDVGASFALIAYVTVALGGFGSVFGAFAGGIIVGLVEATTAMLLPPSLKAVGIYAVYLLVVFIRPRGLFGSM, from the coding sequence GTGACAGCCGAGACGATTATCCAAAGCCTGGCGAGCGGCCTGTTGATGGGGCTGCTCTATGGGCTGATTGCCGTAGGCCTCGCGCTCATCTTCGGCCTGATGGACGTCGTAAACTTCGCCCACGGCGAATTCCTGATGATCGCGATGTACGCGACGTTCTTCCTGTTCGTGTTCTTCGCGATCGATCCCTTGCTGGCGGCGCCGCTGGTCGCCGCGGCGCTGTTCGTGTTCGGAGCCCTAGCCTATCTGCTGATCGTGCGGTTTGCGGTCCGCGCCAAGGCCAACGCCGGTATGGTGCAGATCTTCTCGACCTTCGGCCTCGCCATCGTCATGCGCGGCGTGGCGCAGTTCTTCTTCACGCCGGACTACCGCAGCGTTACGCATTCATGGCTCGGCGGCAAAACGGTTTCGGTTTTCGGCATCTTCCTGCCGGTGCCGCAACTGGTGGGCGCCCTGGTCGCGATCGCCGCATTCGGCGCGCTCTACCTCTTCATCAACCGCACCGACTTCGGCCGCGCGCTGGAAGCGACCCGCGAGGACGCCGGCGCGGTGGCGCTGGTCGGTATCGACAAGAACAAGGTGTTCGCGCTGGGCTGGGGCCTTGGTGCGGCGCTGGTGGGTCTGGCCGGCGCCGTGATGGCGATGTTCTTCTACATCTATCCTGACGTCGGCGCTTCGTTCGCGCTGATCGCCTATGTGACGGTGGCGCTGGGCGGCTTCGGCAGCGTGTTCGGCGCCTTCGCCGGCGGCATCATCGTCGGCCTGGTCGAGGCCACGACCGCCATGCTGCTGCCGCCTTCGCTCAAGGCGGTCGGCATCTACGCGGTCTATCTCCTTGTCGTCTTCATCCGGCCGCGCGGCCTGTTCGGATCGATGTGA
- the ltnD gene encoding L-threonate dehydrogenase has product MPESAKPRVAVIGLGSMGYGMATSLRRAGLEVTGCDVWADSVARFVVDGGKGAGTPAEAAKAADIVVSVVVNAAQTETILFGPNGVAETLGKGAVFISSATMDPDIARRLAKQLETTGRHYLDAPISGGAQRAAQGELTVLASGSPAAFAKARPALDAMAAKLYELGDDAGQGAAFKMINQLLAGVHIAAASEAIAFAAKQGLDIRKVYEVITASAGNSWMFENRMPHVLDGDYTPRSAVEIFVKDLGIIQDMARSQKFPVPVAAAALQMFLMTAASGMGRDDDASVARMYARVTGTHLPGEPK; this is encoded by the coding sequence ATGCCAGAATCCGCCAAACCGCGCGTTGCCGTCATCGGGCTGGGCTCGATGGGCTATGGCATGGCGACCTCGCTGCGCCGCGCCGGGCTTGAAGTGACCGGCTGCGACGTCTGGGCGGACTCCGTGGCGAGGTTCGTGGTCGACGGCGGTAAGGGCGCCGGGACGCCGGCGGAAGCTGCCAAGGCGGCCGACATCGTCGTCAGCGTGGTCGTCAACGCCGCCCAGACCGAGACCATCCTGTTCGGCCCCAATGGCGTCGCCGAAACGCTGGGGAAGGGCGCGGTGTTCATCTCCTCGGCCACCATGGACCCCGACATCGCGCGGCGGCTCGCCAAACAGTTGGAAACAACCGGGCGGCACTACCTCGACGCGCCGATCTCAGGCGGCGCGCAGCGCGCGGCGCAGGGCGAACTCACCGTTTTGGCGTCAGGCAGTCCGGCCGCCTTTGCCAAAGCCCGTCCGGCGCTCGATGCGATGGCCGCAAAACTTTACGAACTCGGCGATGACGCCGGCCAGGGCGCCGCGTTCAAGATGATCAACCAGCTGCTGGCCGGCGTGCACATCGCCGCCGCCTCGGAAGCCATCGCATTCGCTGCCAAGCAGGGCCTCGACATCCGAAAGGTCTACGAGGTGATCACGGCATCCGCCGGCAATTCCTGGATGTTCGAGAACCGCATGCCGCATGTGCTCGACGGCGATTATACGCCGCGCAGTGCGGTCGAAATTTTCGTGAAAGACCTCGGCATCATCCAGGACATGGCGCGCTCGCAGAAATTCCCGGTGCCGGTTGCGGCTGCCGCGCTGCAGATGTTCTTGATGACGGCCGCATCCGGCATGGGCCGCGATGACGACGCCTCGGTGGCGCGGATGTATGCCAGGGTGACCGGCACGCATCTGCCCGGCGAGCCGAAATAG
- the otnI gene encoding 2-oxo-tetronate isomerase — translation MPRFAANLSMMFTDVPFLDRFDAAAKAGFTAVEFLFPYDHPAEAVGERLQKNGLTQALFNLPPGNWDAGEKGFAALPERFDDLKRSLETALPYAKATGVKRLHLMAGIANRSEPKAVEQFYKSVTWTAEFFAPHGLDVVIEPINARNVPGYFLNDFGFARDLIAELKIPNLKLQFDIYHCQIIHGDVTMRLREMMPITGHVQIASIPSRNEPDGEELNYPFLFAELDRLGYDGFVGCEYNPRAKTTDGLAWFKPYAGVKP, via the coding sequence ATGCCGCGTTTTGCCGCCAATCTCTCCATGATGTTCACCGATGTGCCGTTCCTCGACCGCTTCGATGCTGCGGCGAAGGCCGGCTTCACCGCGGTTGAATTCCTGTTTCCCTATGATCATCCGGCGGAGGCCGTCGGCGAACGGTTGCAGAAAAACGGCCTGACGCAGGCGCTGTTCAACCTGCCGCCGGGCAATTGGGACGCCGGCGAAAAAGGCTTTGCGGCGCTGCCGGAGCGCTTTGACGATCTGAAGCGAAGCCTCGAGACGGCGCTTCCTTACGCGAAGGCGACCGGCGTCAAGCGGCTGCATCTGATGGCCGGCATCGCCAACCGAAGCGAACCGAAAGCGGTCGAGCAGTTTTATAAGTCGGTGACGTGGACCGCGGAATTCTTTGCGCCTCATGGCCTCGACGTCGTGATCGAGCCGATCAATGCGCGCAACGTGCCGGGCTACTTTCTCAACGATTTTGGCTTCGCGCGTGACCTGATCGCCGAACTGAAAATCCCGAACCTGAAACTGCAGTTCGACATCTATCACTGCCAGATCATTCATGGCGACGTCACCATGCGGCTGCGCGAGATGATGCCGATCACGGGCCACGTCCAGATCGCCAGCATTCCCTCGCGCAACGAACCCGATGGCGAGGAGCTGAACTATCCGTTCCTGTTCGCTGAACTCGACCGGCTCGGCTATGACGGCTTCGTCGGCTGCGAATACAACCCGCGGGCCAAGACCACCGACGGCCTTGCCTGGTTCAAGCCCTATGCCGGAGTAAAGCCGTGA
- a CDS encoding putative hydro-lyase, whose amino-acid sequence MTGLARTETRGHDTADLSPSVAARHACRTGMAHHTAGVANGFVQGNLAILPEKLAGAFHRFCQLNPKPCPIIGMSDVGDPRIPALGIDLDIRTDLPGYRVWRDGEIVEEPTDIMAHWRDDLVAFVLGCSFSFEEALLEEGLPIRHIERDVRVPMFRTSIACSPAGPFAGPMVVTMRPFKPADAIRAVQITSRFPSVHGAPVHIGLPESIGIADLAKPDYGDPVPVEADEIPVFWACGVTPQSVIQAAKVPFAITHAPGLMLVTDLRNKALAVL is encoded by the coding sequence ATGACCGGCTTGGCGAGGACGGAAACACGCGGTCACGATACGGCAGATTTATCGCCGAGCGTGGCGGCCCGGCATGCCTGCCGGACCGGGATGGCCCATCACACGGCGGGCGTCGCCAACGGCTTCGTCCAGGGCAATCTCGCGATCCTGCCGGAAAAACTCGCGGGCGCTTTTCACCGCTTCTGCCAGCTCAATCCCAAACCGTGCCCGATCATCGGCATGTCCGATGTCGGCGATCCCCGCATTCCCGCCCTCGGCATCGACCTCGACATCCGCACCGATCTGCCGGGCTATCGCGTCTGGCGCGACGGCGAAATCGTGGAGGAGCCGACCGACATCATGGCGCACTGGCGCGACGATCTCGTCGCCTTCGTGCTCGGCTGCTCATTCTCCTTCGAGGAGGCGCTGCTGGAGGAGGGGCTGCCGATCCGTCATATCGAGCGCGATGTGCGCGTGCCGATGTTCCGCACCAGCATCGCCTGCAGCCCCGCGGGCCCGTTCGCCGGTCCGATGGTGGTGACGATGCGGCCGTTCAAGCCGGCGGACGCGATCCGCGCGGTGCAGATCACTTCACGTTTCCCCTCCGTGCACGGTGCGCCGGTTCATATCGGTCTTCCCGAGTCGATCGGTATCGCTGACCTCGCCAAGCCGGACTATGGCGATCCGGTGCCGGTCGAGGCGGATGAAATTCCGGTGTTCTGGGCGTGCGGCGTGACCCCGCAATCGGTCATCCAGGCCGCGAAGGTGCCGTTTGCGATTACGCATGCGCCCGGATTGATGCTTGTGACCGATCTCAGGAACAAAGCGCTTGCCGTGCTTTGA
- a CDS encoding LysR family transcriptional regulator encodes MADFKAIETFMWVVTLGSFRGAAQKLNTTQPAISQRIAQLEREVGVKLLQRDRRMVLPTPSGRQLMVYAEKLIGLRSEMLAVVGDRSAMRGVLRLGVAETIVHTWLPQLIKSVNHAYPNLSLEIEVDITSNLRTRLLAQEIELAFVLGPLTAPMVNNRTLCDYPIGFTASPSLGLGKQELTLHDLAKFPIITFSRRTQPYEIVRSLFNRPDLPPIRLHASASLATVIHMAIEGLGIALIPTAIVEDDMANGRLQLLSTNLQLAPLTFSASWLASPDTVAVERVVELAASLARGGVIVDAPREARH; translated from the coding sequence ATGGCTGATTTCAAGGCAATTGAGACCTTCATGTGGGTGGTGACGCTGGGCAGCTTCCGCGGCGCGGCGCAGAAGCTCAACACCACCCAGCCCGCGATCTCGCAACGGATCGCCCAGCTCGAACGCGAGGTGGGCGTGAAACTCCTGCAGCGCGACCGCCGCATGGTGCTGCCGACGCCGAGCGGGCGCCAATTGATGGTCTATGCCGAGAAGCTGATCGGGCTGCGCTCGGAAATGCTGGCGGTTGTCGGCGACCGCTCGGCGATGCGCGGCGTGCTGCGGCTCGGCGTCGCCGAAACCATCGTCCACACCTGGCTGCCGCAACTGATCAAGAGCGTCAACCACGCCTACCCGAACCTGTCGCTCGAAATCGAGGTCGACATCACCTCGAACTTGCGCACCCGGCTGCTCGCACAGGAAATCGAACTCGCCTTCGTGCTCGGGCCGCTGACGGCGCCGATGGTCAATAACCGGACGCTGTGCGATTATCCCATAGGCTTTACGGCCAGTCCCTCGCTCGGGCTCGGCAAGCAGGAACTGACCCTGCACGATCTGGCGAAATTCCCGATCATCACCTTTTCGCGCCGGACCCAGCCTTATGAAATTGTGCGTTCCCTGTTCAACCGCCCTGACCTGCCGCCGATACGGCTGCATGCCAGCGCTTCGCTCGCAACCGTCATCCACATGGCGATCGAGGGTCTCGGCATCGCCTTGATACCGACCGCAATCGTCGAGGACGACATGGCAAACGGGCGGCTGCAATTGCTATCGACCAATCTACAGCTGGCGCCGCTGACGTTTTCGGCAAGCTGGCTCGCCTCCCCCGATACGGTCGCGGTGGAGCGCGTGGTCGAACTCGCCGCCAGCCTGGCGCGAGGCGGCGTCATTGTTGACGCGCCGCGCGAGGCGCGTCATTGA
- a CDS encoding ABC transporter substrate-binding protein, whose product MNITRRNVLLGATAAAALGPIAARAQTSEVVIGVIYPFSGASAQMGVDAQKSYETALDIINKNHDFDLPLAKGEGLPGLGGARIRLVFADHQADPQKGRAETERLITQEKVCAVIGTYQSSVAVTVSQVCERYQIPFISADNSSPSLHKRGLKFYFRAAPHDEMFSAAMFNFFDAMKKKGAKIDTLSLFHEDTIFGTDSANTQLKLAADRGYKIATDIKYRSNSPSLSAEVQQLKTANADVLMPSSYTTDGILLVKTMAELGYKPNAIVAQNAGFSEKALYDAVGDKLEGVISRGSFSLDLAAKRPMVGKINAMFKEKSGKDFNDLTSRQFMGLLVMADAINRAKSTDGEKIREALVATDIPGEQTIMPWKRVKFDELGQNNDADPVLLQYIGGKFVTIFPPQAAIAEAVWPMK is encoded by the coding sequence ATGAACATCACGCGCCGAAACGTATTGCTTGGAGCCACTGCTGCCGCAGCGCTCGGCCCGATCGCCGCCCGCGCCCAAACTTCCGAAGTGGTGATCGGCGTGATCTATCCGTTCTCCGGCGCCAGCGCCCAGATGGGTGTCGATGCCCAGAAGTCGTACGAGACCGCGCTCGACATCATCAACAAGAATCACGATTTCGATCTGCCGCTGGCAAAGGGCGAAGGCTTGCCCGGCCTCGGCGGCGCCAGGATTCGTCTCGTGTTCGCCGACCACCAGGCCGATCCGCAGAAGGGCCGCGCCGAGACCGAACGCCTGATCACCCAGGAAAAGGTCTGCGCTGTCATCGGCACCTATCAGAGCTCGGTCGCGGTGACCGTCAGCCAGGTCTGCGAGCGCTACCAGATCCCGTTCATCTCGGCCGACAATTCCTCGCCGAGCCTGCACAAGCGCGGTCTCAAGTTCTATTTCCGCGCCGCGCCGCATGACGAAATGTTCTCGGCCGCGATGTTCAATTTCTTCGACGCCATGAAGAAGAAAGGCGCCAAGATCGACACGCTGTCGCTGTTCCACGAGGACACCATCTTCGGCACCGATTCCGCCAACACCCAGCTCAAACTGGCTGCCGATCGCGGCTACAAGATCGCCACGGACATCAAGTATCGCTCCAATTCGCCGTCACTGTCGGCGGAAGTGCAGCAGCTCAAGACGGCGAACGCCGACGTGCTGATGCCATCGAGCTACACCACCGACGGCATCCTGCTGGTCAAGACCATGGCCGAGCTCGGCTACAAGCCGAATGCGATCGTCGCCCAGAACGCCGGCTTCTCCGAGAAGGCGCTGTATGATGCGGTCGGAGACAAGCTCGAAGGCGTGATCTCGCGCGGCAGCTTCTCGCTCGATCTCGCCGCCAAGCGGCCGATGGTCGGCAAGATCAACGCCATGTTCAAGGAGAAGTCGGGCAAGGACTTCAACGACCTCACCTCGCGGCAGTTCATGGGCCTGCTGGTGATGGCGGACGCCATCAACCGCGCCAAATCCACCGACGGCGAAAAGATCCGCGAGGCGCTGGTGGCGACCGACATTCCGGGCGAGCAGACCATCATGCCGTGGAAGCGCGTCAAGTTCGACGAGCTGGGCCAGAACAACGACGCCGATCCGGTGCTGCTGCAATATATCGGCGGCAAGTTCGTCACCATCTTCCCGCCGCAGGCCGCGATTGCCGAAGCCGTCTGGCCGATGAAATAA
- a CDS encoding aldolase, with protein sequence MSETRIREEICRLGRSLFERGLTPGSSGNISVKLDDGGWLVTPTNASLGSLDPARMSRLGPDGRLVSGDAPTKEVPLHTALYQTRGAARAVVHLHSTHSVALSMLPEIDPRAALPPMTPYYLMKCGQTALVPYYRPGDPAVADAIKGLAGKYSSVLLANHGPVVSGDTLEAAVYAIEELEETAKLYLLLRGLNPRYLSPAQVEDLIDVFGLTLPQTHDHT encoded by the coding sequence ATGAGCGAAACAAGGATCCGCGAGGAAATCTGTCGCCTCGGCCGCTCGCTGTTCGAGCGCGGGCTGACGCCGGGCTCCTCGGGCAACATCAGCGTGAAACTCGACGACGGCGGCTGGCTGGTGACGCCGACCAACGCCTCGCTGGGCTCGCTCGACCCGGCGCGGATGTCGCGGCTCGGTCCCGACGGCCGGCTGGTATCCGGCGACGCACCGACCAAGGAAGTTCCGCTCCACACCGCGCTGTACCAGACGCGCGGCGCCGCCCGCGCGGTGGTGCATCTGCATTCGACTCACTCGGTGGCGCTGTCGATGCTGCCCGAGATCGACCCCCGCGCCGCGCTGCCGCCGATGACGCCGTATTATCTGATGAAGTGCGGGCAGACCGCGCTCGTGCCCTATTACCGCCCCGGCGATCCGGCGGTCGCGGATGCGATCAAGGGGCTGGCCGGGAAATACTCGTCCGTGCTGTTGGCCAATCACGGGCCGGTGGTTTCAGGCGATACGCTGGAGGCCGCGGTCTATGCAATCGAGGAACTGGAAGAGACGGCGAAGCTGTATCTGCTGCTGCGCGGGCTGAACCCGCGGTATCTGTCGCCGGCGCAGGTGGAGGATTTGATTGACGTGTTCGGACTGACATTGCCGCAGACTCACGATCACACATAG
- a CDS encoding ABC transporter ATP-binding protein: MTTTPLLETRGVWQRFGGLIANSDVSISVGRGEIVGLIGPNGAGKSTLFNLIAGVLPPTQGSIIFDGEDVTALPAAERCQRGVGRTFQVVKSFETMTVIDNVIVGALVRTTVMRDARRKAHQVLEFCGLAARANVLASDLVPSEKRRLEVARALATEPKLLLLDEVLTGLTPVEAKTGVELVRKVRDTGVTVLMVEHVMEIVMPLVDRAIVLDLGKVLVEGKPTDVVRDPKVISAYLGDRHAVGA; encoded by the coding sequence ATGACGACGACGCCACTCCTCGAAACCCGCGGCGTCTGGCAGCGCTTCGGCGGCCTGATTGCCAACAGCGACGTCTCGATCTCGGTCGGACGCGGCGAAATCGTCGGCCTGATCGGCCCGAACGGCGCCGGCAAGTCGACGCTGTTCAACCTGATCGCGGGCGTGCTGCCGCCGACGCAAGGCTCGATCATCTTCGACGGTGAGGACGTCACCGCGTTGCCGGCGGCCGAACGCTGCCAGCGCGGGGTCGGCCGTACCTTCCAGGTCGTGAAAAGCTTCGAGACCATGACCGTGATCGACAATGTCATCGTCGGCGCGCTAGTCCGCACCACCGTGATGCGCGATGCCCGCCGCAAGGCGCATCAGGTGCTGGAGTTCTGCGGCCTGGCCGCGCGGGCCAACGTGCTCGCCAGCGATCTGGTGCCTTCCGAAAAGCGCCGGCTCGAAGTCGCCCGCGCGCTGGCGACCGAGCCGAAATTGCTGTTGCTGGACGAGGTGCTCACCGGGCTGACGCCGGTCGAAGCCAAAACCGGCGTCGAACTGGTGCGCAAGGTGCGCGATACCGGCGTCACCGTGCTGATGGTCGAGCATGTCATGGAAATCGTGATGCCGCTGGTCGACCGCGCCATCGTGCTCGATCTCGGCAAGGTGCTGGTCGAAGGCAAGCCCACCGACGTCGTTCGCGATCCGAAAGTCATCAGCGCCTATCTGGGGGATCGTCATGCTGTCGGTGCATGA
- a CDS encoding ABC transporter ATP-binding protein: MLSVHEVTTAYQGLVAISAVSIEVAKGEIVCVAGANGAGKSTLLKSIAGAERPRSGTVSFDGTRIDGMAQHVITSRGIAYVPENRRLFPRLSVRDNLRLGSYLFRGQSNREEPLDLVFQLFPRLQERLEQRAETLSGGEQQMLAISRALMTRPRLLMLDEPSQGIMPKLVDEIFQAVKRIRDAGMTVLIVEQRMSECLEIADRAYILQTGRVLMQGSAAEISVNPDVRKAYLGL, translated from the coding sequence ATGCTGTCGGTGCATGAAGTCACCACCGCCTATCAGGGCCTGGTCGCAATCTCGGCGGTCTCGATCGAAGTGGCAAAGGGCGAGATCGTCTGCGTTGCCGGCGCCAATGGCGCTGGCAAGTCCACATTGCTGAAATCGATCGCCGGCGCGGAACGGCCGCGCTCCGGCACCGTGTCGTTCGACGGCACCAGGATCGACGGCATGGCGCAGCACGTCATCACCTCGCGCGGCATTGCCTATGTGCCGGAAAACCGCCGGCTGTTTCCGCGATTGTCGGTGCGCGACAATCTGCGGCTCGGCAGTTATCTTTTTCGCGGCCAGAGCAACCGCGAGGAGCCACTGGATCTCGTGTTCCAATTGTTTCCGCGCCTGCAGGAACGGCTGGAGCAGCGCGCCGAAACGCTGTCTGGCGGCGAACAGCAGATGCTGGCGATCAGCCGCGCGCTGATGACGCGGCCGCGGTTGCTGATGCTGGACGAGCCCTCGCAGGGCATCATGCCAAAACTGGTCGATGAAATCTTCCAGGCGGTCAAGCGCATCCGCGACGCCGGCATGACCGTGCTGATCGTCGAGCAGCGCATGTCGGAATGCCTGGAAATCGCCGACCGTGCCTACATCCTGCAGACGGGCCGTGTGTTGATGCAGGGCAGCGCGGCGGAAATCAGTGTCAATCCGGATGTGCGGAAGGCGTATTTGGGATTGTGA